The genomic segment CGCGCCTCACTCGGCGCCGGCTCGCGCTGTAAGAGAGTTGCCCCTTGCTCCATCTCACGCAGAGCCTCGCCCGATCGCGGCACATATCCCCGCGAGGCCGCATATACCCGACTGAAGGCACCCCGAATCAGTAGCGCCGCCTGTAGCCAGGACGGCAGCAAAGGCAACAACGTCCGCGCCCGCTGCACATCCTGCAGCGCTGGCTGCGGCTGCCGGGCATCCAGCCAGACTGTCTGACGACGGTAGAGGGCAACGGCCAGCAGCTCTACCTCTTCCGCACCTTGGGCCAGAGCGACGGCGCGATTGGCATGTTCGATAGCCTGACTATAGCTCCCCTGGTCGCGAGTAATGGCGCTCGCCAGCAGGTGATAGGAAACCAATAGGCGAGTTGTGCGCAGCCGCTCGCTCCCGACAAAGGGAAGCTGCGCATAGAGCGTCTGCAGAGCAGCCTGTACCTGGGGAAGAACCGGCGCAGCATTGCCAGCATGATAGTTCTGCCAAGCGCGCTCTTCCTGGGCAAACAACTGCTCATAGTCAGCAGTGAAGCGCGGCAGGTGCGGAGCTGATGGCTCAGAAGTACGGCTCGTACGGCTCGCAGCAGCCGACGACGCTGGCGCCAGAGGAGCCAGCGTCAGCCCGAGCAATACCGGCGGGATCTGCAAGGTTTCGGCTAGAAACCGTCGGCGGGTGATGCTGTCCAAACCTTGATCAAAGTGTTCCATATTATGCACTGCCCTTTCTGTGATACCGAGCGCCCGCGCCAGATCGGCCTGGGTCCAGCATTTGCCATCAGGGCGCCGCTTCAGACGCCGGTAGTAGCGGATCACCTGGCCCGGGCGAGGCCAGCCGTCAGGTCCTTTCTCGAAAGAAGGATAGCCAAGCTCTACCCACCAGGAGAGAGCCGAGGCATCAGCCGAATCGGAAGACTGCCGCTCAGCAGACAGCGACATTCTGTTCTCTCCTTCCATTCCCAGAAACACCATGTTCTTCCAGAGAGGGAGCTATCTTCAGTATAGAGAATATCCGGCGCATCGGCAATGACCAGGCAAGTTCGACCAGAAGTGCAACTTCAGCCTCGGACTAACTATCGGAAAGAGGACAAGCGATAACCCTTGTGGTTGGTCACATGGTGGTCCTGCCCGGCCACCACCTCGCTGATGCCGGCGATCTTCTGCCGCAGTCCTTCCACCAGCTCAGGAGTCTGCCATATCTTCTACTCACTCGTCTCC from the Thermogemmatispora onikobensis genome contains:
- a CDS encoding helix-turn-helix domain-containing protein, producing MSLSAERQSSDSADASALSWWVELGYPSFEKGPDGWPRPGQVIRYYRRLKRRPDGKCWTQADLARALGITERAVHNMEHFDQGLDSITRRRFLAETLQIPPVLLGLTLAPLAPASSAAASRTSRTSEPSAPHLPRFTADYEQLFAQEERAWQNYHAGNAAPVLPQVQAALQTLYAQLPFVGSERLRTTRLLVSYHLLASAITRDQGSYSQAIEHANRAVALAQGAEEVELLAVALYRRQTVWLDARQPQPALQDVQRARTLLPLLPSWLQAALLIRGAFSRVYAASRGYVPRSGEALREMEQGATLLQREPAPSEARAGYFLLIDLRRYRVDKGAALLELGRPREALEILPSQRRTGAVRHSAFTDLLTAQAYIELGDYEMGAALALDLVEPLRQIESQVNLKRLQRLTERLAASPFGSAPEVARLRLLLNQPGRGRGRIVSIG